The bacterium genomic sequence TTGAACCGCGCGAACAGGCGCTCGGCCGTTTCGAACGCGGCGCGCGTGGTGGCGATATCGCCGTGTTTGGCGGCGGCATTCACCGCGAGATACGCCTCGTAGAGCGCGTCGAGACCCATGTTGCCGGCGATGCCCTTGAGCGCGTGGGAGACGGATGCCGCCTCGGGCGCGTCGCCGGCCGCGATCGCGTCCGCGAGCTTCGGCATGGCGGCCGACGCATCCTCGTCAAAGCTTTCCAAAAGCTCGACGACGATCTCCTTGTCGCCGCCGAAGCGCGCCCCGATGGCATCCAGATCCAGAACGGTTGCCTCGCCGTCAGTCATGTCGACACCCCCGGTTTTTCGTCGTTCCGCGTTTCTCGCCCGCGCGCCGCGTGATGCCGCGCTCGCCCGCGGGAAGGAAGACGCATGCGTCCGAATTTTCATGCGCGCGCGATGCCCCGTTTTGCCGCGCTCGCCATCATCATTTCGATGTCTATCAATACATCGCCCGCGCCCGCCGGACAACAGGCGCCGCGAGGCCGTGCAGGTCGCGCGCGGCCGGCGCGGGTAGACGCGCGCGTGGTCTTTGCGGGCGCAGCGCGAAGCCGACGAGGGCCGAGCAGGCGCTCAGCGGACCCCGGAAATTCGAAGCAGGCGGGACGCCTGCGCTCCCGGATTATTCCGCGTTCGCCGGCAGCACCGGCGACGGGGCGCCGACAGCGATCACCCAGAGCTGGTGGATCGCGCGCGTCGCCGCGACGTGCAGCGCGCGGCGAGATTCGGGTGTGTCCGGATAGGTCATCCCGTCCGCATCCGGGATGATGACGTAGTCGAACTCCAGGCCCTTCACGTTTCCGACGTTCGTCACATCGATACCCGGCTTGAAGTCGAACTCGCCGCGCAGCACGAGGCGCGTTTTTGCAAGACGCGACAGAGGCGCGAACAGCCTCCGCGCCACCTGCGCCGTGCGCGCGATGACCGCCACCGACGCACGCGGCTCGCGCGCGAGCAGGTCGGAGAGCACTTCGGTCAGAAACACGACCTCGTGCCCCTCGTGCGCCATGCGCGTGACGGAGACCGGCACGCCGTCGCGCACCGTCAGCGGCGGCTCGGCCGGCGCGAGATCGCCGAGCACCTTGTGCGCGAACATCGCGATCGGCCGTGGCGAGCGGTATGACGTCTTCAGGTGGGCGCTGTGCGCGCGACGCACCCCAATCAGATCGAGCACGTGCTCCCAGGTGTCGAACGAATGGGCCGGGTCGATCTGTTGCGCGGCGTCGCCCGCGATGGTGACGGCGCTCGACCGGCGCAGCGCCTGACCGAGCACCATCAGCTCCGCAGGCGCCATGTCCTGCGCCTCGTCGATGACCATGTGCGCGAACACCGGCATGCGCCCGCCGGGCGTGCGGATCGCTCCGGCCTTGCGCCGAAGCAATTCGAAAAGGATGGGCAGGTCCTCCACGTCGATCGTTCCCGCCGCCTCGTACGGCGTGGACTCGGCGAGCGTGCGTTTATCGAGCGCCTCGGCGCGCAGGGGATCGTAGCCGCTGTAGTCCTCGTCGCTCTTGTCGGCAAGCTGGCCGCGCGTGTGCTCGATGACCTCGTCGACCATGCCCGGCGTCAGTTCGCCGTTTGACGCCCGGACGGAGCGCATGAGCAAATCGCGATCCGAGAAAAGCTCCGCGCGCTCCCACGCCAGGTCGAAGAGGCGATCGCGCTCGCGTTGCACGGCGGACTGCCGCTCGCGCAGGCGCTTGCTTACCTCGCGCTCGGCGATGGGGTTGGCGCGCTCGGCGAGCACCGGGGCGACGGCGCGATCGAAGCGCTCGAGCAGCGGTCGGCTTTTCGACGCGGCGCCGACGCGCTCGGCGATCTCCGGATCAGCGGGCATGGCGCGGCGCAGGCGGCGCAGCGTCTCGGCCTCGCTTCGCGCGAGAACCTCATCGAGCACCGTCAGAAGCGCCGGGTGGCGCTTGAAGCGGATCACGCGCGCGGGCGTGGCTTCGTAGTAGCGGCGTGAAAGGCGGCGCAGCAGGTTCGAGGCCTGGCCGCGGATCCAGTCGTCGAATGTGTTGACGCGCACCTTGTCCATGCCAAGGGAGATCAAAAGCTTTTTCGACAGTCGCGCGAGGCCCGGCTCCGGCACGACGACGAGCATGTTGTTCTGGCGGTAGCGCTCCGGGTCGCGGTACGCGAGCGCGGCCAGGCGATGCAGCGCGACGGTGGTTTTGCCGCTGCCGGCTCCGCCAAGGACGAGAACGGGCGTTCGGTCGTCAACCTGCAAAAGCGCGTATTGCTCGGGGTCGAGCAGCGCGGCGACCTCCGGCGCGGGGCGTCCCGTCGCGCCGACGCCGAATTTCGGCAGTCGCGTCGCCTGGCGCGTCGCGGCACCTTCGCCGCCCGCGAAACGCGGCGCGAACCGCCCGCGATCGACCTCCCATGGCCCGCCCTCGCGGCGGACCAGCGTGCGCCCGGGTGTGACGATCCGCACCAGGCGGCCGTCCTCGATCGTGAGCACGCGGCGCACCTGGACAGTCCCTTCCTTCACCCCGCCGGGGAACTCCTCGACGTAATCGTCACCCTCGCGGTAGGTGTAAAAAACGCGCGCGACCGGCGCGTGCCGCCAGTCAATGATGGTGACCCCGCGCGCCTCGTCGATGAAGGTGCGGTAGCCAAGCAGGATCTCGCGCGCCTGCCCCGGCTCGCCGTCGTCCGTGTATTGGCGAAGGCGCATTCGGGCAAAGTACGGCGAGCGGCGATCGGGCATCCGCGTGATGGCGGGCCGATGCCCGGCAAGCGCCTGGTGCGTGTGAAGCTGGTCGAGCAGGGCCGGCAGATCCTCGGCAACGGCGCCCGCGGCCTCCTCGCGCAGCTCCTTGATGCGTTCGAGCAGGCCCCCGCGGTCGAGAACCTCCTCACGCGCGGCGGCGATCGCCTCCTGCACGCCGGAAAGCAGGCGCTCCTCGTCCTCGATGACGGCAAGATCGGCCGCGGAAAGGCCGGATTCGTCGGTGGCAATCGTCTGGTTC encodes the following:
- a CDS encoding Hpt domain-containing protein; this encodes MTDGEATVLDLDAIGARFGGDKEIVVELLESFDEDASAAMPKLADAIAAGDAPEAASVSHALKGIAGNMGLDALYEAYLAVNAAAKHGDIATTRAAFETAERLFARFKREYEALDGEAS
- a CDS encoding ATP-binding domain-containing protein — its product is MNQTIATDESGLSAADLAVIEDEERLLSGVQEAIAAAREEVLDRGGLLERIKELREEAAGAVAEDLPALLDQLHTHQALAGHRPAITRMPDRRSPYFARMRLRQYTDDGEPGQAREILLGYRTFIDEARGVTIIDWRHAPVARVFYTYREGDDYVEEFPGGVKEGTVQVRRVLTIEDGRLVRIVTPGRTLVRREGGPWEVDRGRFAPRFAGGEGAATRQATRLPKFGVGATGRPAPEVAALLDPEQYALLQVDDRTPVLVLGGAGSGKTTVALHRLAALAYRDPERYRQNNMLVVVPEPGLARLSKKLLISLGMDKVRVNTFDDWIRGQASNLLRRLSRRYYEATPARVIRFKRHPALLTVLDEVLARSEAETLRRLRRAMPADPEIAERVGAASKSRPLLERFDRAVAPVLAERANPIAEREVSKRLRERQSAVQRERDRLFDLAWERAELFSDRDLLMRSVRASNGELTPGMVDEVIEHTRGQLADKSDEDYSGYDPLRAEALDKRTLAESTPYEAAGTIDVEDLPILFELLRRKAGAIRTPGGRMPVFAHMVIDEAQDMAPAELMVLGQALRRSSAVTIAGDAAQQIDPAHSFDTWEHVLDLIGVRRAHSAHLKTSYRSPRPIAMFAHKVLGDLAPAEPPLTVRDGVPVSVTRMAHEGHEVVFLTEVLSDLLAREPRASVAVIARTAQVARRLFAPLSRLAKTRLVLRGEFDFKPGIDVTNVGNVKGLEFDYVIIPDADGMTYPDTPESRRALHVAATRAIHQLWVIAVGAPSPVLPANAE